From the Lactuca sativa cultivar Salinas chromosome 9, Lsat_Salinas_v11, whole genome shotgun sequence genome, the window gttaatatattagaacttataatatattaatgtgtCACAAATGTCCTTTTCTCACAAACGGTCAATCCaaatgtcccgatgccatgcaacccaaatggaccatgccgagtcgggtcacgtcttaccaattatagttatggacttagacactaatccaacaatattatCCTGCCAAAACCTCACCAAACAACTGACCAACCATAATGCTTCCAACCCTAACTACCTTGATGAAACCTACGAACACAAAGCCCCTAACCATAACCAGCTGTAGAATccttatacttggcagaaggctcaaataatccttcgagtagaagattcatccctgcaacggttagactcaaacgagagttgcataATAGGGTCGAATGAATTACTCTGAGGTTAATTAATCCAAATGCAAGTGACTTAGCACTTTCGACCAACAAGCTAATCCACACACACGAATCCTTAAATCGCTACTTTTTCCCGAAACATCATGCTGCCTCTTGTCTAGTTCCCAAATGAgtcgagacctccctggtcccaacttATCTGCCAGCTATCTGGAATACTGGGTTCATGCCTAGTTGTTGAGCCAAAGAACACCCTCACAGTCACCCCACGTGACTTCCAAAAGAAAACCTCTGGATAAGAGCCTAGAGATCCAGTTTTAGCATCTCTATTTCGAGACTTTCGAGGTACAAAGTCTGTATCTTGGCTACTCATTGAATTGATCTACGTTTGGGTTGGTTTATGtccattttagtccctttttcTTGGTCTTTGTGAGAAAGGGTTGTTTTAGGAGCTCAATCTAGTAGATCTAGACATTTTATGGGTCCCTCATTCATAAAGGTGCAAGATTTGTGGAGTTTCTGagttcatgcatgtgttaagaccaTCCACTAAGCTTTTTTGAGCTATAGACCCCCACTAAGCCATGCATGctagtaaagtttccaactttacttgAAAAGTCATCCATAGGAATCAAGATGGAGAGTTTGGAGCAATGGCTGAGGTGATCAAGTGCTTAATGGAGGAGATTGGGGTCCAggagagtacgatgggcgtacccatCTGATACGTTGCGCGTATTGGCCCCAAagggtgtacgctgggcgtactcggcctGGTTAACCCTTCTTGTTTTGTTGACTTTTTAGGCTTTTGACCTTGGACCAAGAGTTGGTTAGGGATGACCATTCATTATTTCGGGTCTGTTTGGATATTGGGCCTTCTCAGGATAGGTCCAGGATGGATTTGGGCCTAATTAGGGTAAttaggccttattgggccttgtggTGTCATTTAGAGTTTGGACTATCGTTTGGGCTTGTGTTCTTTGAGGTTTTGTTGGGCTCGCTTTGAATGTGCGTTTTGGTTTGGGAAATATTAATGGGCTTCAATGaaaggcccatgtgagggtttgggcccgatttggaaaattaggccattagtgggctttttGGATCTTGTAGTTGGACctttttggttttgggcttgggcgttaattttggttcatgttgggtcaggggtaagatggttattttacccaagtatggattatggatcatagtttggaacccaattgctgATTGGATgtaattttggtattgatagctcgagaAGTCGTCAGGGCACTAGCTAGGGATTTCTATCAGTGAGCTTctgcatttgaggtgagtcttctcactatatccatgggtcaaagGCAGTAATGCCAGCCCATtgcgtgttatgtggtatgctagttatctctgtgatacttgcttggaagacctcgggggggggggggggggggggggagccaATGGcattctaggtaaagaccatggggggagcccatggaaacTATATATATGTGCATGATAATCTGTGGTTGTATgtggtatggtattttggggaactcactaagcttgatgtttacagtttttagtttatgttccaggtactccggttttcaaatggaagagttcGGGATGATTAGAGAGCACACGCCACATGTTTCTGCATTTTGAGAATTACTCTGGTTTAatgatgttttgctaaatatTGGTTACTCTGGTTTTATGGAAACAATAtttattaacgatttattaatctaaaaacaaaaaaatttgtcaTGATTTTCAGGTCATTACAAATATACAAAGGATCATTAGCATCTGGTGCTTCAGTGGACTTGGTCCTTGAACCACCAAGAGATTCACCAGTAGTCATGgtgaatcaacaacaacaaagaGTACAcacaagtaaaaaaaaaaaaaaaaccgagaTGAACTTGAGTGACTAGAGATCAAAATATTTAATCAATAAGATGGTGAACTAAGATCAATAAATAGGCCTCAATAAAAAAAGTGAGTAACTAGAAGATCCTTATAGTAAACCTAATAATAGAGACCTAGGATGAAGATCCTGAACAGATAGAATGAAGAAGACTTATAGTGGAAAGTAATTGGGTCTTTTACAACAACAGTGAAGATCTACAACCTTCAGAAACACGTACCTGCAATcgagtttacattttttatcaaaattttgaTCACAGTTAGATTCCATTCTCTTTAGAGTTATTTTAGAACTTCGAGGTTCCGTTCCCTAAATGAGTTAATATGAATCAACGTGGTTTGTTGTAAGATTATATATCGTTAAAATATTCAACAGAACCACTGAGACGAACAATCTGCAAAGAGAAACAATAACTTGCAGTAGCCGAGGTCTTATAAAGAACATGAACAcaaaaaaataattgaaaatcctAGATGGACACCGATGGAGTAAGATATATAGTTTTCTTTCCAATCGGAGTCTTGGATCAACACAACAGGTGTCGAGACAAGATTCAGACGAATAGAGAACAAAAACCGCAGAGAAAGGGAAAATAAACCCTAACCTTTAGATTCATAATTGATCAAAAGGGAAACAAAAGAGGAGTAATTGGAGTAACTTATCCGAAGACAtcgagctctgataccatgtgaAAAATAATAGGAATTGTTTCGCAATATGAACAATCTATTATTGATGATAGATCGGTTCATTTGAACAACGTTTACAATATAAAAACTCACTACAATAGCCTATAGTACTCTCTCCTAAACTACTCTTAGAATGAAATAATCAGGAACAATGAATCAATTTGACTACAAGCTTAAAACTCTAAGAATAGTAACTCTAAcaatgagagagaaagaaaactGAGATATTTTGTGTGTATTGTAGTAGTGAACCTGTAACCAGTATTCAGACAACTTATATGATCCAAATGATGACCCACCAATAAACCACGACCCAAACTTAACCTGTATGTTCAAATATAATACATGCAGTCCATAACAAAACAAACTATACCCAACCTAAACAAATTATAACATAAATAACAAATACTAAAGATTGAAGTaaaatataagtcatatatatatatatatatatatatatatatatatatatatatatatatatatatatatatatatacacacacacacacacacacacagagacacacacacacacacaaggtcAAAGCCAGTGGATGATTCAGAAGCTCGAAGATATGCTctgggcatgtgtattagattttggagggagttgggatacttaccttcctctgaccgaattttcctacaataacagttatcatgtcAGCATTGACCGATCACCGTTTGAGATTTTGTATGGGCCGGAGGAAATATTGTAAGGGATAAATATAGACACAAAATAGAAACAAATTAATTTGGTAAGTTATAAAGAAATGGACCAAATAACTTTTAGCCCAACGATATCCAATGTTATCCTTCCTTCTTGAGCTCGAAGACTCAAAAGTGGATTTATGAGTAATTTAGAAATAGAATATAGTTGttgttaaaaaaaaatgatagaaGAGGGGCGAAAAGGCTTAAATATGTTATGGATAAGAGGTGGACATATAAACCCCTattttagggatgtcaaaaaATCCCATGGGACCCCATTCCCATGGGGGCCCCATCCCGTTTGAAGGTATTTCTTAAAAACAATCGGGGGCAGGGACGAGGGCGGGGGCAAGGTTTAACCCCATTTTAATTTTGGGGGCGGGGCGGGGCGGGGTGGGCAATCCCGTCCCAAAACCCCCATGGAGACCTCGTTaataaattatacatatattaattatataaatatattaaataataacatgattttgagcttctaaaattcaacaaaaaaatgttttcaagttattagtataatgtttttaagatgccataacttttttatttttaacatgtaaaattgtgctataaataattatttgttatctaaaaaaataacttatttattcCAAATAAAATAGCCCAAAATCAATCGTGGGCAGGGAAACGGGGGCGGGGCGGGGATCATAAGGAGGATtcggggtgggggtgggggtgggggtaaGACGACTAGACATTTCGGGGTTGGGGACGGGGAACGGGGACATTTCGGAACGGGGGATGCACTCCTCGTCCCGTTTGCCTTCGTTGACATCCCTACCCTATTTATATCTCTTGgtattttttaaaactttaattaagaGCGAAAATGTAAAAACAATTTTATTCTAAATAGAAGCATCAAATTGGTAAGTGGAAATATAGCTGCTATGAAAATATGTACATAAATTAGGGATTAAAATACAATAatgatttaaaattttaaatgctCTGACTTGAATAACTCGAATACTATATTTCCAAGTTGCATTAAACATTTCGTTATTAAATATTGACTAATCATTTCTACAATCTACATTGTTTTAGTCAACTTGCTGTTTCTTTGGTTAAAAATTTGAAATCTCCATTGTTTTGATTCCTAATTCAAACACTGATTTGAAGTGCTTGGGTATTAATTTTTTTGCTTAAACGAAGTCAGATTATATGTAAATATGTGTATAGTACATAAAACCTTGCTTTATTATATATTTGGACATTACTCAGACTAATAATTTGTAAAAGAATTGGATTTACGAAATATGAAAGATAGATTTGAAAATATAAAAGGAAAAGCAAAAGAATAAGtcaatcaaggaaacataaaagatAGGTTCAGATAAAAATAACATAGTTACAATACTCAACCAATTAAGCCTGTTCTGATATGAAAAGAATCATCATAGAATCAACAAAAGAAAACGAACAAATAAGCAAGAACATAGAGCTTTAAGCTTCGAAATAACTAGATTTCAAGGGGTTTTCGTGCATATCTCTAAGGCCTTCCGTTGTGTTCAAAAGGCCTAACCACAGAAGCTAGTTCATGTCCAATATTCCGCAGGTGATCACTGTTTGAACCCTTGTGTGATCCATATTCAATCATGGGTGCTTTATTGACATCTAGAAAATGCAACATTATGACTGTAGCTACAGAACCAACACACATAGGAATTGGACCGAAAATCCATAGGAGCAAAGTGATTGCAAAGTAGAGTGCACGCAATCCTACTGTCCAAAAATTGTTTCCTCTTATCACCGACTTTTGGATGCAAAGAACAGGAACAGAACCTGTTGGCATGCTTATGAGGAAACTAGCATGCACAAAATGTCTTGTAGTTTGTACAAAACAAGCAAACGCCAGTAGGAAGCATGATAAAATGCCGATGTATTTGATAGAGCTGGTGGATTTACTTGTGTCACCAAAGATAAAAGTGCTTGTAAGAAAGTTATTAGATGAGTTTCCTAGTAAAGCTCCGATAAGAGAACATAGAACTAGAGAAATGGAACACAAGGAAGTTGAAGCAGATAAGTGGCTATTAAGAACAGCTACTACAAACCCTCTATCTTTGGTGTCAATCTGCATCATTTCAAGAaaagttttaaagaaaatatagaaaGAAGacaattttgttatgaaatacaaGTGGTTGAAGTTATATATACCAGAAGCATTTTTTCAACCCATGCCTTTTTGTTATGATTCTCGTATCCGATCGCTGTGGTTTCAGGATGCTTGAGATATCTATAGAGAAGAAAGAGATGATAGACGCACATGATCAAGAACCCAGATGGGACTAGGATTATATCTAAGTGTTCTTCCTTCCATGCCCACCCCATCTTTCTTTTTTTCTCTTCGCAACTGAGTTTCTTTTTGGTATCCAATGGGAATGAATGTCAACATATAGCATGGTAATGATCTATTTCATGGGAGGGGTGGATCTGACTTTGTCAACGAGTTTTGGTAGGAATTGAGATGCTATTCACAACTTGCAAATGAATACTCTTCCTCCAGGCTATTTTACATCGattaatattttatctttcttttATTACTAGTGTGAAGCTTTGGATTAGGTAAGAttaccctttttttttttttttttttttttttttttttttttttttttggaaaacggCTTGATTAAAActataagaaagaaaacccacttGGGGAATTATTATCACtcaattatttatttttgccACAAAATATTTCAGGATATGGTTGCGATAGAGTATGAGTAATATTTATATTTGAATATAAAcgtaagtgtattcatatatgaatccaCCACCTCCcctccaccaccaaccaccacctctGCCACCACCACGCAAACTAGATTCCATCGACAATCATAGATTCCAATTATAATGACTTTGGATAACTTTATTATAATAACCTCCTAATATTGGACTAACGTGTAGTTGCCGTGTTACCGATATATACACATTTCGATTCATCCACCAGGAGTTTGGAAAAGAAATTATGACGTTGGAGCAATCTATATATCAACCAGTTCAATCCCCAAAGACAAAAAATCTTAAATTGTAGAATGATTTGATCATTAATGTAATGTTTATCAAAAGAGTGTTATTGACCGGAAGACATTTGATGTCTTGTC encodes:
- the LOC128128424 gene encoding uncharacterized protein LOC128128424, yielding MGWAWKEEHLDIILVPSGFLIMCVYHLFLLYRYLKHPETTAIGYENHNKKAWVEKMLLIDTKDRGFVVAVLNSHLSASTSLCSISLVLCSLIGALLGNSSNNFLTSTFIFGDTSKSTSSIKYIGILSCFLLAFACFVQTTRHFVHASFLISMPTGSVPVLCIQKSVIRGNNFWTVGLRALYFAITLLLWIFGPIPMCVGSVATVIMLHFLDVNKAPMIEYGSHKGSNSDHLRNIGHELASVVRPFEHNGRP